In the genome of bacterium, one region contains:
- a CDS encoding glycosyltransferase family 39 protein, protein MGVAFRLWHLDDPIRYDEAFTYLCYAGRPLWDALTDYGAPNNHFLNTLLVRLATSVLGERAPLWRLPNLLAGVGTLILAGVIAKRWFGRGAGVVALVVACISPLMTHFSVLARGYSLSLFFGLTALYLIDIRHERKGRGLVSIGACVSCTLACYAVPTALLFVCAVFAYDAYLTYCERARFTTLLPVWLPAALLTFLLYLPPLITSGPETFFASIGGPSEPPLSFNGLQFYGKALLDEKTWGPGGGWFWLPVAAVGIVVGAAKRPAYGVLAAVGALGSIILLAAGFRPPARVFIYLLPIISFGVGAAAEALWQRLPSRTPVLKGTGVALLVAAVAAVVFAESGRYLSNSIRSGAAPAALPMVKYLAENYTDDIRLIATAPLNYPLMYYTEHLGCDEIRIITGRSPRAFTYETFIAVPAGVPLREVVREGT, encoded by the coding sequence GTGGGCGTCGCTTTCCGGTTATGGCACCTGGACGACCCCATCCGCTACGACGAAGCTTTCACTTACTTGTGCTACGCCGGCCGGCCCCTTTGGGACGCGCTGACGGACTACGGCGCGCCCAACAACCACTTCCTCAATACGCTTCTCGTACGTTTAGCAACGTCGGTTCTCGGCGAACGGGCGCCGCTGTGGCGACTTCCGAACTTGTTGGCCGGGGTGGGAACGTTAATCCTGGCCGGCGTAATCGCCAAACGGTGGTTCGGCAGAGGGGCGGGGGTCGTCGCCTTAGTTGTGGCGTGCATTTCTCCCTTAATGACGCATTTCTCGGTTTTAGCGCGGGGCTACAGCCTCTCGTTATTTTTCGGCTTAACGGCTTTGTATTTAATAGATATACGACACGAACGGAAAGGCCGCGGCCTCGTTTCAATCGGCGCGTGCGTATCTTGCACGCTAGCGTGTTACGCCGTCCCCACGGCCTTACTTTTCGTCTGCGCCGTTTTCGCGTACGACGCGTACCTAACGTACTGCGAACGCGCCCGGTTTACGACGTTACTGCCGGTATGGCTGCCGGCCGCGCTGTTGACTTTCCTTCTGTATCTACCGCCGTTAATCACTTCCGGGCCGGAAACGTTCTTCGCAAGCATCGGCGGCCCGTCCGAGCCACCCCTCTCGTTTAACGGCTTACAGTTTTACGGCAAGGCGTTACTGGACGAGAAAACGTGGGGCCCGGGCGGCGGGTGGTTTTGGCTGCCGGTCGCCGCCGTCGGCATCGTAGTAGGCGCCGCCAAACGCCCGGCCTATGGCGTGTTAGCGGCCGTCGGCGCATTGGGCAGTATCATATTACTCGCGGCAGGATTCAGGCCCCCGGCGCGGGTCTTTATTTACCTATTGCCCATCATCTCTTTCGGGGTCGGAGCCGCGGCGGAAGCGTTGTGGCAACGACTCCCCTCCCGCACTCCCGTTTTAAAGGGCACCGGCGTCGCGCTCCTCGTCGCGGCCGTGGCCGCCGTCGTCTTCGCCGAAAGCGGGCGTTACCTAAGTAATTCCATCCGGTCCGGCGCGGCTCCCGCGGCGCTACCCATGGTGAAATACCTCGCCGAAAACTACACCGACGATATCCGTTTAATAGCAACGGCGCCGTTGAACTACCCCTTGATGTACTATACCGAACACCTCGGATGCGACGAAATCCGAATAATAACGGGGCGTTCTCCCCGCGCGTTTACCTACGAAACGTTTATAGCGGTCCCCGCCGGAGTTCCGCTGCGGGAAGTCGTACGGGAAGGAACGC